In Papio anubis isolate 15944 chromosome 20, Panubis1.0, whole genome shotgun sequence, a single window of DNA contains:
- the C20H19orf38 gene encoding protein HIDE1 isoform X2, with product MPWTILLLAAGSLAIPRPSIRLVPPHPSNQEDPIHIACMAPGNFLGANFTLYRGGQVVQILQAHGDQRGVTFNLNGSSSEAPGEPFHCQYGVLGELSQPQLSDLSEPVNVSFPVPTWILVLSLSLAGAVFLLAGLVAVVLVVRRVKLKNLQKKRDRESCWAQINFNSTDMSFDNSLFTVSAKTMPEEDPATLDDHSGTTATPSNSRTRKRPTSTSSSPEIPEFSTFRACQ from the exons GCTCCTTGGCGATCCCACGACCGTCCATCCGGCTGGTGCCCCCGCACCCAAGCAACCAAGAGGACCCCATCCACATCGCATGCATGGCCCCTGGGAACTTCCTGGGGGCAAATTTCACACTGTATCGAGGGGGGCAGGTGGTCCAGATCCTGCAGGCCCACGGAGACCAGCGCGGGGTGACATTTAACCTGAATGGCAGCAGCAGCGAGGCTCCAGGGGAACCCTTCCACTGCCAGTATGGAGTGTTAGGCGAGCTCAGCCAGCCCCAGCTGTCAGACCTCAGCGAGCCCGTGAACGTCTCCTTTCCAG TGCCCACTTGGATCTTGGTGCTCTCCCTGAGCCTGGCTGGTGCCGTCTTCCTCCTCGCTGGGCTGGTGGCTGTTGTCCTGGTGGTCAGAAGAG TTAAACTCaaaaatttacagaagaaaag AGATCGAGAATCCTGCTGGGCCCAGATTAACTTCAACAGCACAG aCATGTCCTTCGATAACTCCCTGTTTACCGTCTCTGCG AAAACGATGCCAGAAGAAGACCCGGCCACCTTGGATGATCACTCAGGCACCACTGCCACCCCCAGCAACTCCAGAACCCGGAAGAGACCCACTTCTACGTCCTCCTCGCCTGAGATCCCGGAATTCAGCACTTTCCGGGCCTGCCAGTGA